The Glycine soja cultivar W05 chromosome 15, ASM419377v2, whole genome shotgun sequence region TGGTGGATTAAGTTGACTGATGAAATGtagtttgaagaattttttatgaaataaatgtTAGTTCAGAGACTAATCCGATAGTTCATCTCagctttcaatttcaaaatgattattcacttgttttatatttaacttaCTGATATAAAATATGGGTCAATGGTTTCGAATTGCTGATGTGTAGATGGAATCAGGACCCCAAACTCCACAACATTGTAGCTAGTTAAGAGTTGTGGGGGGTTTGTACGATTGGATAAATGTCTCTTGTATgtatttttagaagaaaaaataaaataattttttttataagttaatttacAAAATCTCGCATTAGTGTTTatctaaaagttaatttttgttaataaagaaGGAAAATGCTTTATCTCTTTCACTTATTTCTGCAGAAAAATTGACCAACTCAGTTATAACGTGACATCTGTCTTggaaacataataaattattgttttacagTACAAGCAATGATAGATGTTAAATTGTTAGTGGATTGGATATTTTCTCTCATTCCTCAATTTGGTGAATATAGCAGTGCTcaataaataaacttatttcaattttgttttctattaaaaatacttatgaAAATAGCTCTTTTTGAATTATGGATACAAGAATCAAAATTCAATACATAATTTTAGTATTGAAAGAATCTTCTCCATCCATTCAACAAAGACAGAACCACCATCATAATGCAATCCTTAATCCCTGGTTTGATTATATTTATCAACACGGGGGTTTATCGGTGTGCAAGTgcattttctcattttattttttttaaaagctcaAGTGAATTTTTTCTATTACACAATTAAAACCTCAAACTTTAgtggtattttattttctcttatataCATTTGAACCAGTTCATTTCAGTTCTTATAATCTGCCCCACTGGGGTCTTGAGTACCTACAGTTTATCCACGCACATACCTAACTAACGTAAGGACCAAGTTGATTCTCACCATGGCTTCCCCTTTGCTTCCatttctcttcctctcaatGGTTCTGTTACCCTTTCAACACATCAATGTTATGGCCCAAACCAAAAGCAACATAGCCATTGGTGACTCTCACACAGCAGGAGCCAGCACCTCCCCATGGTTGGTTTCATCACCTTCTGGTGACTTTGCCTTTGGGTTCCTCCCACTTGAGGACACTCCTGATCACTTCATGCTTTGCATTTGGTATGCAAAGATTCAAGACAAAACCATAGTTTGGTTTGCCAACAGAGACAAGCCTGCACCAAAGGGCTCAAAAGTAGTGCTCACTGCTGATGATGGGTTGGTGCTCATCACTGCCCCAAATGGTAACCAGTTATGGAAGACTGGGGGACTCACTGTGAGAGTTTCTAGTGGTGTGTTAAATAACACTGGCAACTTTGTGCTTCAGGATGGTGACTCCAACACTGTTTGGGAGAGTTTCAAGGACTATAGAGACACCTTGCTGCCTTATCAAACTATGGAAAGGGGTCAAAAGCTTTCTTCTAAACTTAGGAGGAATTACTTCAACAAGGGAAGGTTTGTGCTCTTTTTCCAAAATGATGGTAACCTTGTAATGCACTCTATAAACTTGCCATCTGGGTATGCTAATGAACACTACTATGAAAGTGGAACCGTTGAGTCCAACATATCAAGTGCTGGGACTCAATTGGTGTTTGATGGGTCAGGAGACATGTATGTTTTGAGAGAGAACAATGAGAAATACAACTTGTCAAGAGGGGGTAGTGGAGCTTCTTCTACCACTCAATTTTTTTACCTTAGAGCAACTCTTGATTTTGATGGGGTGTTCACACTCTATCGACATCCTAAGGGTTCTTCTGGTACTGGAGGTTGGACCCCAGTGTGGTCTCATCCAGATAATATCTGTAAGGATTATGTTGCTAGTGCAGGTAGTGGTGTTTGTGGATATAATAGCATTTGTAGTTTGAGAGATGATAAGAGGCCAAATTGTAAGTGCCCAAAATGGTACTCACTGGTCGACCCTAATGATCCCAATGGTAGCTGCAAACCAGATTTTGTACAGGCATGTGCTGTAGATGAACTTAGTAACAGAAAGGATCTCTATGACTTTGAGGTGTTGATAGATACTGATTGGCCTCAATCAGATTATGTGCTTCAAAGACCCTTCAATGAAGAACAATGCAGGCAATCTTGTATGGAAGATTGCATGTGTTCTGTTGCCATTTTCAGGCTAGGTGATAGCTGCTGGAAGAAGAAGTTGCCACTTTCAAATGGTAGAGTTGATGCCACACTTAATGGTGCAAAGGCCTTCATGAAAGTGAGGAAAGACAACTCCTCCTTGATTGTTCCTACAATCATTGTGAACAAGAATAGGAACACTTCGATTTTGGTTGGATCAGTGCTTTTGGGTAGTTCTGCTTTTCTCAATCTCATTTTGCTTGGAGCAATATGCTTGAGCACTTCCTATGTTTTTCGGTACAAGAAGAAGCTTAGAAGTATTGGCAGAAGTGACACTATTGTGGAAACCAACTTGCGTTGCTTCACTTATAAGGAACTTGAAAAAGCCACCGATGGCTTTGACAAAGTGCTAGGAAAGGGAGCTTTTGGTATTGTGTATGAAGGAGTCATCAACATGGGTTCCGATACTCGTGTTGCGGTGAAAAGGTTGAACACTTTTCTCTTGGAAGATGTTCATAAGGAATTCAAGAATGAACTGAATGCCATTGGCCTCACGCATCATAAAAACTTGGTCCGTATACTTGGATTTTGTGACACTGAAGAAAAAAGGTTGCTGGTTTATGAGTATATGAGTAATGGCACTTTAGCAAGTCTTCTTTTCAATATTCTGGAGAAACCAAGTTGGGAACTGAGGCTACAAATTGCAATTGGGGTTGCTAGAGGACTTCTATATTTGCATGAAGAGTGCAGCACACAGATCATCCATTGTGACATAAAGCCTCAAAACATACTCCTTGATGATTACTATAATGCAAGGATTTCTGACTTCGGATTGGCCAAGCTTTTGAACATGAACCAAAGCAGAACAAACACTGCCATAAGGGGAACAAAAGGGTATGTTGCACTTGAATGGTTCAAAAACATGCCGATCACAGCTAAAGTAGATGTCTATAGTTATGGGGTGTTGTTGCTTGAGATAGTTTCATGCAGAAAAAGTGTAGAGTTCGAGACAGAAGATAAAGAGAAAGCAATCCTAGCTGAATGGGCTTATGACTGCTACACTGAAAGAACTCTTCATGCCTTGGTTGAGGGTGACAAAGAGGCATTGGATGACATGAAGAACTTGGAGAAATTGGTAATGATTGCCCTTTGGTGTGTGCAAGAGGATCCTGATCTTAGACCAACTATGAGAAATGTGACACAAATGCTTGAAGGTGTTGTTGAAGTGAAAGTACCACCATGCCCCTCACAAATTAGTGATCAATATTCCTAAACTAATCAATTAGTGTTAATCCTAGTTGTGGTATCTAGATTCTAGTATGAACTACAAAATTTGCAATTTTGCATTTATGTGCGTGTATTTATTTGAAGCTTTATCATTTGGGGTTTGAGATTTGTATTAACTAGCTTGATAACTCAATTGTTATGTTTTGGATTTGAGTAAATGTAAGTATTAAGTAACTTTAACAAGCCATCTAAGCAAAAGAAATAAAGCGGATACTATTAAATTAAACTCATGCTTGAAAACCatagtgatggaagcttgcttgtagagcttctatggaggctggatctttgagcttcaatgaaaTCCTTTAATGgtaattttccaccatggagatgcaacggaagacaaaggagaagaggtgagaggaggcgccatccactagggaataagccatggaagaaggagcttcaccaccaagatgagccttggataagaagcttgaagaggatgcttcaatggatgaaaagaaagagggagagaaagagagaggggggagcaagaaattgaaggaagaaaaaagggagagaagttgaactttgagttgtgtctcacaagactctcattcatcaaagttacaacaagtgttacacatgcttctatttatagactaggtagcttccttgagaagctttcttgagaaaacttccttgagaagcttctttgagaaaacttccttgggaagttagagcttagctacacacacccctctcataactaagctcacctccttgagatgagaagctagagcttagctacaaaccccctataatagctaagctcacccccattccaaaaat contains the following coding sequences:
- the LOC114387253 gene encoding G-type lectin S-receptor-like serine/threonine-protein kinase LECRK2; translated protein: MASPLLPFLFLSMVLLPFQHINVMAQTKSNIAIGDSHTAGASTSPWLVSSPSGDFAFGFLPLEDTPDHFMLCIWYAKIQDKTIVWFANRDKPAPKGSKVVLTADDGLVLITAPNGNQLWKTGGLTVRVSSGVLNNTGNFVLQDGDSNTVWESFKDYRDTLLPYQTMERGQKLSSKLRRNYFNKGRFVLFFQNDGNLVMHSINLPSGYANEHYYESGTVESNISSAGTQLVFDGSGDMYVLRENNEKYNLSRGGSGASSTTQFFYLRATLDFDGVFTLYRHPKGSSGTGGWTPVWSHPDNICKDYVASAGSGVCGYNSICSLRDDKRPNCKCPKWYSLVDPNDPNGSCKPDFVQACAVDELSNRKDLYDFEVLIDTDWPQSDYVLQRPFNEEQCRQSCMEDCMCSVAIFRLGDSCWKKKLPLSNGRVDATLNGAKAFMKVRKDNSSLIVPTIIVNKNRNTSILVGSVLLGSSAFLNLILLGAICLSTSYVFRYKKKLRSIGRSDTIVETNLRCFTYKELEKATDGFDKVLGKGAFGIVYEGVINMGSDTRVAVKRLNTFLLEDVHKEFKNELNAIGLTHHKNLVRILGFCDTEEKRLLVYEYMSNGTLASLLFNILEKPSWELRLQIAIGVARGLLYLHEECSTQIIHCDIKPQNILLDDYYNARISDFGLAKLLNMNQSRTNTAIRGTKGYVALEWFKNMPITAKVDVYSYGVLLLEIVSCRKSVEFETEDKEKAILAEWAYDCYTERTLHALVEGDKEALDDMKNLEKLVMIALWCVQEDPDLRPTMRNVTQMLEGVVEVKVPPCPSQISDQYS